The Sulfurospirillum oryzae genome includes a region encoding these proteins:
- a CDS encoding class I SAM-dependent methyltransferase, producing the protein MQEFWNEKFQTKNLIYGEAPNNFIKENIELLLQAKNVMCLGEGEGRNAIYLADKGLVVEALDASDVALLKLRRRAKESYVFIKTRHTLLEYWKPEQLYDAVICTYLHLPKQNQKMLFEKSIEALNPNGYFIAELFSESQVHFESGGPKNIALLYDLNDILDIVKSLPCKIHKLAQEVVVLSEGDKHVGRASVIRIILQKLAQDHSPIVP; encoded by the coding sequence ATGCAAGAATTTTGGAATGAAAAATTTCAAACAAAAAATCTCATCTACGGGGAAGCGCCTAATAATTTCATCAAAGAAAATATAGAGCTTTTACTGCAAGCAAAAAATGTGATGTGTTTAGGCGAGGGTGAAGGTCGCAATGCGATCTATTTAGCCGACAAAGGGCTTGTTGTCGAAGCACTTGATGCTTCCGATGTGGCACTTTTAAAGCTTCGAAGACGCGCGAAAGAGAGTTATGTTTTTATTAAAACACGCCATACGCTCTTGGAGTACTGGAAGCCTGAGCAACTTTATGATGCGGTGATTTGCACCTATCTTCATCTACCGAAACAAAATCAAAAAATGCTTTTTGAAAAATCGATTGAAGCGCTCAATCCTAATGGCTATTTTATTGCCGAGCTTTTTAGTGAGAGTCAAGTACACTTTGAGAGTGGTGGACCTAAAAATATTGCCTTACTGTATGATCTTAACGACATTTTAGACATCGTCAAATCGCTTCCTTGTAAAATTCATAAACTGGCACAAGAGGTCGTTGTTCTAAGTGAAGGCGATAAACACGTTGGACGCGCAAGTGTGATTCGCATCATCTTACAAAAATTAGCGCAAGATCACTCGCCAATCGTCCCATAG
- a CDS encoding FmdE family protein, with amino-acid sequence MKYPTFFDTTETITLYDPLSNVLGAFENGEITFSYLDVVKSAGHSCPTMAGAYLMIREGLKALYPHSLPERGAIKVFFKETQTEGTTGVIANAFSLITGATDTWGFKGLSGKYVRKNLMDFSADIPLHVRIQRVDTGVFVDVAYNPNSIEIDPKMQPLMQKLFTEMLSEEEKEIFRALWQARVGKILENFDKVITIK; translated from the coding sequence ATGAAATATCCTACTTTTTTTGATACGACAGAGACCATCACGCTTTATGATCCACTTTCAAACGTTTTGGGTGCTTTTGAAAATGGAGAAATTACTTTTAGTTATCTAGATGTGGTTAAAAGTGCAGGGCACAGTTGTCCTACCATGGCAGGTGCGTATTTGATGATACGTGAAGGGTTGAAGGCACTTTATCCTCATTCTTTACCAGAGCGCGGTGCCATTAAAGTTTTTTTTAAAGAGACGCAAACAGAGGGAACAACCGGCGTTATTGCCAACGCTTTCTCTCTCATTACAGGTGCTACCGATACATGGGGATTTAAAGGTTTAAGCGGGAAATATGTGCGCAAAAATTTGATGGATTTTAGTGCAGATATACCTTTACATGTAAGAATACAACGCGTAGATACGGGGGTATTTGTTGATGTTGCTTACAACCCAAATAGCATCGAAATTGACCCAAAAATGCAACCTTTGATGCAAAAGCTGTTTACCGAAATGCTCAGTGAAGAAGAAAAAGAGATATTTAGGGCATTATGGCAAGCAAGGGTAGGCAAAATTTTAGAAAATTTTGATAAAGTTATAACCATAAAATAA
- a CDS encoding bifunctional diguanylate cyclase/phosphodiesterase, giving the protein MLSLKKQNITKWIVFLPAFAILLTFIITLGIVITAERAEYQKSLDNTRAAYVKRSKIQAQERIEKLVDYINENEKFLMNEAKDEIKNIVNLAYQIINDIYIENPNLPREQILAKIKNKLRDTRFFNDLSGYYFIFDLQGTCVMHGVNKEMEGQNFINFQDGVEKSFIQNAIERFKNEDAFALTWSWKNPKDETFRTKIGYNRRYEPLNIFVGSGRYEDEIRARVKKESQKLLLNTKYGEYGYIFAYDYAGNTISHGDTSLIGKNRLDVVINGQYVIRDIVEGGKRNPEGFFMSYVASYHPTAQDRSKISFIHAIPQFEWVIGTGAYLFEENNALLEQEQILKDKMQSTIINMLAVSLIIMLLVMGIMFFISTKLRSVLSRYENHLLLSNKQIREQKLVFETLYQKSADGIWLLKDGVFVDCNEAIVKMFKAQDKQALINVTLSDLSPEFQPDDQSSYEKALWMNALASQQGVHKFEWQARACDGTLFWISIMMTMIRMDKGIIQHCSVRDITIRKELEEENKKQKKLLIHQIEHDTLTGLPNRNLLQDRLTQSIKKASRDHNVLGVMFVDVDKFKSVNDSLGHDAGDMLLKTIATRMRSSVRETDTVARLSGDEFIVLLDGCKDVSDIFIAIKKLVAAFQEPFHLGNESFKITMSIGVSVYPNDGEVASKLLKNADIAMYKAKSKGRNRYVFFDQEMNQETNEHLEVEKSLHKALENNEFVIFYQPQINLQSEQIVGFEALIRWNHPTRGLTAPGYFIHIAEESELIVEIGSWVIKEVMRQIKTWYDMGLNPGKTAINIAGKQLESANLVAFMIQNLRESGCKPEWIEMEIVERFIMKDTTKSIALLKRFRELGVDISIDDFGTGHSSLAYLKQLPITKLKIDQSFVQNLEESGEDRAIARTIIELGRGLGLKVLAEGVETKGQKEFIYTSGCELMQGYLFSKPVPAEDAELLLKNQAHML; this is encoded by the coding sequence TTGCTGAGCTTAAAAAAACAAAATATTACTAAGTGGATTGTTTTTTTGCCAGCATTTGCCATTTTGCTTACCTTTATCATCACCTTAGGTATTGTGATTACCGCAGAGCGCGCTGAGTATCAAAAATCGCTTGATAATACGCGCGCTGCCTACGTAAAACGCTCTAAAATTCAAGCGCAAGAGCGCATTGAGAAGCTTGTTGATTATATCAATGAAAATGAAAAATTTTTGATGAATGAAGCAAAAGATGAAATTAAAAATATCGTCAATCTTGCTTACCAAATTATCAATGATATTTATATTGAAAACCCAAACCTTCCCCGCGAACAGATACTCGCAAAGATAAAGAATAAACTACGCGATACCCGTTTTTTCAATGATTTAAGCGGGTACTATTTTATCTTTGATTTGCAAGGTACGTGCGTGATGCATGGCGTCAATAAAGAGATGGAAGGTCAAAATTTCATCAACTTTCAAGATGGCGTGGAAAAATCATTTATTCAAAATGCAATTGAACGTTTTAAAAATGAAGATGCGTTTGCATTGACATGGAGTTGGAAAAATCCAAAAGATGAGACTTTTCGCACAAAGATAGGCTATAACAGACGATATGAGCCTTTAAATATTTTTGTAGGCAGTGGTCGCTATGAAGATGAGATAAGGGCGCGTGTTAAAAAAGAGAGCCAAAAGCTTTTACTGAACACCAAGTATGGCGAGTATGGTTATATCTTTGCGTATGATTATGCAGGCAACACTATCTCTCATGGCGATACTTCCTTGATTGGGAAGAATAGACTTGACGTGGTTATAAATGGCCAGTATGTTATTCGGGACATTGTAGAAGGCGGCAAACGAAATCCCGAAGGCTTTTTTATGAGCTATGTCGCCTCATACCATCCAACAGCGCAAGACCGTTCTAAAATCTCCTTTATTCATGCCATTCCACAGTTTGAGTGGGTCATTGGTACGGGAGCTTATCTTTTTGAAGAGAACAATGCCCTTTTAGAGCAAGAGCAAATCCTTAAAGATAAGATGCAATCAACGATTATTAATATGCTCGCGGTATCTTTGATTATTATGCTCTTGGTGATGGGTATTATGTTTTTTATCTCAACAAAACTTCGCTCTGTTCTGTCGCGTTATGAGAACCATTTATTACTGAGCAACAAACAAATTCGTGAGCAAAAATTGGTCTTTGAGACGCTTTACCAAAAATCGGCAGATGGTATATGGTTGCTTAAAGATGGTGTTTTTGTTGATTGTAATGAAGCGATTGTCAAGATGTTTAAAGCGCAGGATAAACAAGCGCTGATTAATGTAACTTTGTCGGACCTTTCTCCTGAATTTCAACCTGATGATCAAAGCTCGTATGAAAAAGCTCTTTGGATGAATGCCCTAGCTTCGCAACAAGGCGTGCATAAATTTGAATGGCAAGCACGCGCATGTGATGGCACACTTTTTTGGATCAGTATTATGATGACCATGATCCGCATGGATAAAGGAATTATCCAACACTGTTCTGTTCGAGATATTACCATTCGTAAAGAGCTTGAGGAAGAGAATAAAAAACAGAAAAAGCTTTTGATTCATCAAATTGAACACGATACCCTCACAGGACTCCCCAATCGTAATCTTTTGCAAGACAGACTTACCCAATCGATTAAAAAAGCAAGCCGTGATCATAATGTCCTTGGTGTTATGTTTGTCGATGTCGATAAGTTTAAAAGTGTGAACGACTCTTTGGGACATGATGCAGGCGATATGCTTTTAAAAACCATTGCAACGCGTATGCGAAGCAGTGTGCGTGAAACAGATACGGTAGCGCGCTTAAGCGGAGATGAGTTTATTGTGCTTTTGGATGGTTGTAAAGATGTCAGTGATATTTTTATTGCGATTAAAAAATTGGTTGCAGCTTTTCAAGAGCCGTTCCATCTGGGTAATGAGAGTTTTAAAATTACGATGAGTATTGGTGTGAGCGTTTATCCTAATGATGGCGAAGTGGCGAGTAAATTGCTTAAAAATGCTGATATCGCAATGTATAAGGCCAAATCAAAAGGGCGCAATCGTTATGTCTTTTTTGACCAAGAGATGAACCAAGAGACGAATGAGCACCTTGAAGTTGAAAAGAGTCTGCATAAAGCGCTTGAAAATAATGAATTTGTCATTTTTTATCAACCACAAATCAATCTTCAAAGTGAACAAATTGTAGGCTTTGAAGCATTAATAAGGTGGAATCACCCTACACGTGGACTGACAGCACCTGGGTATTTTATCCACATCGCCGAAGAGAGCGAACTCATTGTTGAGATTGGTAGCTGGGTCATTAAAGAGGTAATGCGACAGATTAAAACATGGTATGACATGGGACTGAATCCTGGTAAAACCGCGATTAATATCGCAGGAAAACAGCTAGAGTCAGCCAATTTGGTTGCATTTATGATTCAAAATTTGCGAGAAAGTGGGTGCAAACCTGAATGGATTGAGATGGAGATAGTGGAGCGGTTTATCATGAAAGATACAACCAAATCCATTGCACTTCTCAAACGATTTAGAGAATTGGGCGTTGATATTTCGATTGACGATTTTGGTACCGGTCACTCTTCGCTCGCCTATCTCAAACAACTTCCGATTACCAAGCTTAAAATCGATCAAAGCTTTGTTCAGAATTTAGAAGAGAGTGGGGAAGATCGTGCGATTGCCCGTACCATCATTGAATTGGGTCGTGGTCTTGGGCTCAAAGTATTGGCAGAGGGTGTTGAAACCAAAGGACAAAAAGAGTTTATTTATACCAGCGGTTGTGAATTGATGCAAGGTTATCTCTTTAGTAAGCCTGTGCCGGCAGAAGATGCGGAACTCTTATTGAAAAATCAAGCACACATGCTATAA
- a CDS encoding M15 family metallopeptidase encodes MIRREFLGLMGATLLGSIAQADELKHPDIWLKDEQKVVFDAVMKKLGMVERMVGYAKFNLISFDDTLKIARNYSKIGAFTPTEIAYIEEVFYTDPVIYGFYGKRTVEQLSYVVNEKDVVKVDGSGHYVYKETSQELLNRLIKDIGPTLILTSGVRSVVKQLSLHMEKIKSEKGNITIASRSLVPPAYSYHTVGDFDVGKKGWGAQNFTSNFARTEEFWNLQKLSYISMRYTIGNGDGVRFEPWHVKIV; translated from the coding sequence ATGATACGAAGAGAATTTTTAGGATTGATGGGTGCTACGCTTTTAGGTAGCATTGCGCAAGCAGATGAGCTAAAACATCCCGATATTTGGCTTAAAGATGAGCAAAAAGTGGTGTTTGACGCTGTCATGAAAAAGCTTGGGATGGTTGAACGCATGGTTGGCTATGCTAAGTTTAATCTTATCTCTTTTGATGATACCCTTAAAATTGCTAGAAATTACTCTAAAATTGGTGCATTTACCCCTACTGAGATCGCTTATATCGAGGAAGTTTTTTACACAGATCCAGTTATTTATGGTTTTTATGGCAAACGTACCGTTGAACAATTGAGCTATGTTGTCAATGAAAAAGATGTTGTCAAAGTTGATGGCTCTGGGCACTATGTTTACAAAGAAACTTCGCAAGAACTTTTAAACCGTTTAATCAAAGATATTGGACCTACACTTATTTTAACCTCAGGTGTTCGCAGTGTTGTTAAACAACTCAGCCTTCACATGGAAAAAATTAAAAGCGAAAAAGGCAATATTACCATTGCTTCACGCTCTCTTGTTCCTCCTGCGTATTCTTACCACACTGTGGGTGATTTTGATGTGGGTAAAAAAGGCTGGGGTGCCCAAAACTTTACATCCAATTTTGCACGCACAGAAGAGTTTTGGAACCTACAAAAGCTCTCCTATATCTCTATGCGCTACACGATTGGTAATGGCGATGGTGTAAGATTTGAGCCATGGCACGTGAAGATCGTTTAG